A window from Ignavibacteriota bacterium encodes these proteins:
- the meaB gene encoding methylmalonyl Co-A mutase-associated GTPase MeaB, giving the protein MTKNKSYRPDWTPKNAGDEFAVNVIKGVDGILNLSSTKLKSVKSKINSVDELFNGVINDDRNLLARCITLIESNSQKHHEKSEQILNKLLPYSGNSIRVGISGVPGAGKSTLIEALGLYLIQQGHKVAVLTVDPSSSVSKGSILGDKTRMEKLSREKNCFIRPSPSAGNLGGVTRKTRETITVCEAAGFDVIIIETVGVGQSEISVRSMVDFFLLLMIAGTGDELQGIKKGIIEISDALVFNKADGENKQKSEIAKVEFATAVHYLQPFTKDWEVKVLTASAINNVGISEIWEMITKYISHTKNNNSFFEMRKKQSLDWLHSLIKESLINEFYNNHFIKKEIKILEEKLISGKINAASAAEDILNIFTQL; this is encoded by the coding sequence TTGACAAAAAATAAATCATACAGACCCGATTGGACGCCGAAAAATGCTGGCGATGAATTTGCTGTAAATGTTATTAAGGGAGTTGATGGAATTTTAAATTTATCATCAACAAAATTAAAATCTGTAAAATCAAAAATTAATTCGGTTGATGAATTATTCAATGGAGTAATTAATGATGATAGAAATTTGCTGGCAAGATGTATAACTTTAATTGAAAGCAACTCACAAAAACATCACGAAAAATCTGAGCAAATTCTAAATAAACTTCTTCCTTATTCTGGAAATTCAATTAGAGTCGGTATTTCGGGAGTTCCCGGAGCTGGGAAAAGCACTTTAATAGAAGCCCTTGGATTGTATTTAATTCAACAAGGACATAAAGTTGCAGTATTGACCGTTGACCCAAGTAGTTCGGTTTCCAAAGGAAGTATTCTTGGTGATAAAACTCGAATGGAAAAACTTTCGCGGGAGAAAAATTGCTTTATTCGTCCTTCTCCTTCTGCAGGAAACTTAGGCGGCGTTACAAGAAAAACTCGCGAAACAATTACTGTTTGCGAAGCTGCCGGATTTGATGTAATAATTATTGAAACTGTTGGTGTTGGTCAAAGTGAAATTTCCGTAAGATCCATGGTGGATTTTTTTCTATTGTTAATGATTGCTGGAACCGGTGATGAACTTCAAGGAATTAAAAAAGGAATTATTGAAATTTCCGATGCATTGGTTTTTAACAAAGCAGATGGAGAGAATAAACAAAAATCGGAAATTGCAAAAGTTGAATTCGCAACAGCGGTTCATTATTTACAACCTTTTACAAAAGATTGGGAAGTAAAAGTTTTAACAGCTTCGGCAATAAATAATGTTGGTATTTCAGAAATTTGGGAAATGATTACTAAATATATTTCTCATACGAAAAACAATAATTCATTTTTTGAAATGAGAAAAAAGCAATCACTTGATTGGCTGCATTCATTGATAAAGGAAAGTTTAATTAATGAATTTTATAATAATCATTTTATTAAAAAGGAAATAAAAATTCTTGAAGAAAAGCTTATTTCCGGAAAAATAAATGCTGCTTCTGCTGCTGAAGACATTTTAAATATATTTACACAACTTTAA
- the scpA gene encoding methylmalonyl-CoA mutase, whose protein sequence is MNKPNFKDVNLNLSFDKKSYSNWKMEFENSLGKSTEELIFQTMEQIPLNPLFTKEDLKDFEHLNFLSGIPPFLRGPYSTMYVVRPWTIRQYAGFSTAEESNAFYRRNLAQGQKGLSVAFDLATHRGYDSDHPRVVGDVGKAGVAIDSVEDMKILFNSIPLDKMSVSMTMNGAVLPIMAFFIVAAEEQGVKPELLTGTIQNDILKEYMVRNTYIYPPEQSIKIIADIFEFTSKYMPKFNSISISGYHMQEAGATADLEMAYTLADGLEYVKTGIKAGLTVDTFAPRLSFFWALGMNYFMEIAKMRAARVLWATIIKQFNPKNPKSMSLRTHSQTSGWSLTEQDPYNNVVRTCVEAMAAALGHTQSLHTNSLDEAIALPTDFSARIARNTQLYLQHETGITNVIDPWGGSYLVEYLTDALIKKGWNHILEIESLGGMTKAIEAGIPKMRIEEAAARRQARIDSGQETIVGVNKFKLDKEDPIEILEVDNTAVRLSQIKRLNQIKKSRNDVDIKNSLVAITKCAETKEGNLLDLAIKAARVRATLGEISDAIEKVSGRYKAVTRTISGVYSSEYKNDENEMFEKARKLTDEFAETEGRRPRILIAKIGQDGHDRGAKVVATAYADMGFDVDVGPLFQTPEETAKQAVENDVHVVGMSSLAAGHKTLLPQLIDELKKLGREDIIVIIGGVIPQQDYEFLYENGASAIFGPGTKIPETGIKVMGIIKERFLN, encoded by the coding sequence ATGAACAAACCAAACTTTAAAGATGTAAATCTTAATTTAAGTTTTGATAAAAAATCATATTCCAATTGGAAAATGGAATTTGAAAATTCTTTAGGAAAATCAACTGAAGAATTAATTTTTCAAACGATGGAGCAAATTCCGCTAAATCCACTTTTCACAAAAGAAGATTTAAAGGATTTTGAACATTTAAATTTTTTGTCGGGCATTCCTCCTTTTCTTCGCGGACCATACAGCACAATGTACGTAGTTCGTCCATGGACAATTAGACAATATGCCGGATTTTCAACAGCCGAAGAAAGTAATGCATTTTATAGAAGAAATTTAGCTCAAGGTCAAAAAGGTCTTTCCGTAGCTTTCGATCTAGCAACACACCGTGGTTATGATTCGGATCATCCTCGTGTTGTTGGCGATGTTGGAAAAGCCGGTGTGGCAATTGATTCCGTTGAAGATATGAAAATTTTATTCAACTCAATTCCATTGGATAAAATGTCAGTTTCGATGACGATGAACGGAGCCGTTTTACCGATTATGGCTTTCTTTATTGTTGCCGCTGAGGAACAAGGAGTAAAACCGGAATTATTAACCGGAACAATTCAAAATGATATTCTAAAAGAATACATGGTAAGAAATACTTACATTTATCCGCCGGAGCAATCAATAAAAATTATTGCAGATATTTTTGAATTTACTTCTAAGTATATGCCTAAGTTTAATTCAATAAGTATTTCAGGCTATCATATGCAAGAAGCCGGAGCAACTGCTGATTTGGAAATGGCTTACACTCTAGCTGATGGTTTAGAATATGTTAAAACCGGAATTAAAGCCGGATTAACCGTTGATACTTTTGCACCGCGTCTATCATTCTTTTGGGCATTAGGAATGAATTATTTTATGGAAATTGCAAAAATGCGTGCGGCAAGAGTTTTGTGGGCAACTATAATAAAACAATTTAATCCAAAAAATCCAAAATCAATGTCGCTAAGAACTCATTCACAAACATCCGGTTGGAGTTTAACTGAACAAGATCCGTATAATAATGTAGTGAGAACTTGTGTTGAAGCAATGGCAGCGGCATTGGGTCATACTCAATCTTTACACACAAATTCACTTGATGAAGCGATTGCACTTCCCACTGATTTTTCTGCAAGAATTGCACGTAATACACAGCTATATTTACAGCATGAAACCGGAATTACAAATGTGATTGATCCATGGGGCGGATCATATTTGGTCGAATATTTAACCGATGCACTAATTAAAAAAGGCTGGAATCATATTTTGGAAATAGAATCTCTTGGCGGAATGACAAAAGCAATTGAAGCCGGAATTCCTAAAATGCGGATTGAAGAAGCTGCTGCACGTCGTCAAGCAAGAATTGATTCCGGTCAAGAAACAATTGTTGGAGTAAATAAATTCAAACTAGACAAAGAAGATCCAATTGAAATTCTTGAAGTTGACAATACTGCTGTAAGACTTTCTCAAATAAAAAGATTAAATCAAATTAAAAAATCTAGAAATGATGTTGATATAAAAAATTCTTTAGTTGCGATAACAAAATGTGCGGAAACCAAAGAAGGAAATTTATTAGATTTGGCAATTAAAGCTGCCAGAGTTAGAGCAACGCTTGGAGAAATTTCTGATGCAATTGAAAAAGTTAGCGGGAGATATAAAGCTGTGACAAGAACAATTTCCGGAGTTTATAGCAGTGAATATAAAAATGATGAAAATGAAATGTTTGAAAAAGCAAGAAAGTTGACCGATGAATTTGCAGAAACAGAAGGTCGCCGACCTCGAATATTAATTGCAAAAATTGGACAAGATGGACATGACCGAGGTGCAAAAGTTGTTGCAACAGCATATGCCGATATGGGATTTGATGTTGATGTTGGTCCACTTTTTCAAACACCCGAAGAAACCGCAAAACAAGCTGTTGAAAATGATGTTCATGTAGTTGGAATGAGTTCTTTAGCTGCGGGACATAAAACACTTCTTCCTCAATTAATTGATGAATTAAAAAAATTAGGAAGAGAAGATATAATTGTAATTATTGGAGGTGTAATTCCCCAGCAAGATTATGAATTTTTATACGAAAATGGAGCTTCAGCAATTTTTGGTCCCGGCACAAAAATTCCAGAAACCGGAATTAAAGTTATGGGAATAATTAAAGAAAGATTTTTAAATTAG
- a CDS encoding acyl-CoA mutase large subunit family protein: protein MSDEIKLSSNLELSKEFLSPTFDEWKANVELELKGALYEKKMYTKTYEGIELKPIYTKEDLQKLNFVDSLPGFENFVRGKNKSGYFEKSRKVNQEINIADTEEYNLALIDALKNGQNCINIKLDSATKLGIDADYSDEINVGDSGLSISAIKSIERLFKNIDVEKIPLIINTGTISLPFLSLIKSYFDLKNIDTKFLTGVISADPIFELVQTGKLNYDENFIFSSMKLSIDWAEKNSPNLKVIGINTLPFANSGANSVQEIAIALSVLTYYTNKLIELGLTPEVIFNKVQFTFGISTNYFMEISKFRAIRILLSNFVSAYGIDSSKFEFDVNAKNTTFYHTGLDPYVNLLRTTTQTFSAILGGVDGITSAPFDETSRTPDNFSRRIARNTQTVLREESHLDQVIDPAGGSYFIESLTEEIAKNAWEYFKKIENEGGIFESLKNNFIQNEIEKVYGERSKDINKRKAVIVGTNMYANINEKPLEKIAIDNSEFYKKRSEYLKRFRLNGTNEKHEIVMKKLNSISNNPEIELINIMSDAYLHGATIGEITSAFTSSYKNEIRINPLMQKRASEDFENLRELSRNYKIKNGFLPNVFLANMGSIKDYKARADFSKGFFEIGGFEVFDPPGYTDIENLINDVLDSGTLIVTICSTDDKYPELVPKIIKAIKSKNGNIQIILAGYPKEQIEQHKKSGVDDFIFLGADAMKILTSLYNKIGGQI from the coding sequence ATGTCTGATGAAATAAAACTAAGTTCAAATTTAGAATTATCAAAAGAATTTCTTTCACCAACTTTTGATGAATGGAAAGCAAACGTTGAACTTGAGTTAAAAGGTGCTTTATACGAAAAAAAAATGTATACAAAAACGTATGAAGGAATTGAATTAAAACCAATTTATACAAAAGAAGATTTACAAAAACTTAATTTTGTTGATTCACTTCCGGGATTTGAAAATTTTGTTCGCGGAAAAAATAAATCCGGTTACTTTGAAAAAAGTAGGAAAGTAAATCAAGAAATTAATATTGCAGATACCGAAGAATATAATTTAGCTTTAATCGATGCATTAAAAAATGGTCAAAATTGTATTAACATAAAATTGGATTCTGCAACAAAATTAGGAATTGATGCAGATTATTCTGATGAAATAAATGTTGGCGATTCTGGTTTATCAATTTCTGCAATTAAAAGTATTGAGAGGTTATTCAAAAATATTGATGTTGAAAAAATTCCCTTAATAATTAACACCGGAACAATTTCTTTACCGTTTCTTTCATTAATAAAATCATATTTTGATTTGAAAAATATTGATACAAAATTTTTAACTGGTGTAATTTCCGCCGATCCGATTTTTGAATTAGTTCAAACCGGAAAATTGAATTATGACGAAAATTTTATTTTCAGCTCAATGAAATTATCAATTGATTGGGCAGAAAAAAATTCTCCAAATCTTAAAGTTATAGGAATTAATACTTTACCGTTTGCAAATAGCGGGGCAAATTCTGTACAAGAAATTGCAATCGCTTTATCAGTTCTAACTTATTACACAAATAAATTAATTGAATTGGGTTTAACTCCGGAAGTAATTTTTAACAAAGTACAATTCACATTTGGCATAAGTACAAATTATTTTATGGAAATTAGCAAATTTCGTGCAATCAGAATTTTGTTAAGTAACTTTGTAAGTGCTTATGGAATTGATTCTTCCAAATTTGAATTTGATGTTAACGCAAAGAATACAACTTTTTACCATACGGGATTGGATCCTTACGTAAATTTATTACGAACAACTACACAAACTTTTAGCGCAATTTTAGGCGGTGTTGATGGAATAACTTCTGCACCGTTTGATGAAACAAGCAGAACTCCGGATAATTTTTCACGAAGAATTGCAAGAAATACTCAAACAGTTTTACGAGAAGAATCACATTTGGATCAAGTAATTGATCCAGCTGGCGGCTCTTATTTTATTGAAAGTCTGACCGAAGAAATTGCAAAAAATGCTTGGGAATATTTTAAGAAAATTGAAAATGAAGGTGGAATTTTTGAATCGTTAAAAAATAATTTCATTCAAAATGAAATTGAAAAAGTTTATGGAGAAAGAAGTAAAGATATCAACAAACGCAAAGCTGTAATTGTTGGAACGAATATGTATGCAAATATTAATGAAAAACCTTTGGAGAAAATTGCAATTGATAATTCTGAATTTTATAAAAAGAGATCTGAATATTTAAAGAGATTTAGACTAAACGGAACAAATGAAAAGCATGAAATTGTAATGAAAAAACTAAATTCAATTTCTAACAATCCCGAGATAGAGCTTATAAATATTATGTCGGATGCATATTTGCATGGCGCAACAATTGGAGAAATTACTAGCGCTTTTACTTCATCTTATAAAAATGAAATAAGAATAAATCCATTGATGCAAAAAAGAGCTTCCGAAGATTTTGAAAATCTTAGAGAATTAAGTAGAAATTATAAAATTAAAAACGGATTTTTACCGAATGTATTTTTAGCAAATATGGGTTCAATTAAAGATTATAAAGCCCGTGCTGATTTTTCAAAGGGATTTTTTGAAATTGGCGGTTTTGAAGTTTTTGATCCGCCTGGTTATACTGATATAGAAAATTTAATAAACGATGTTTTGGATTCCGGAACATTGATTGTTACAATTTGCTCGACCGATGATAAATATCCTGAATTGGTTCCGAAAATTATAAAAGCAATCAAATCTAAAAATGGAAATATTCAAATAATTTTAGCTGGCTATCCAAAAGAGCAAATTGAGCAGCATAAAAAATCCGGTGTTGATGATTTTATATTTCTCGGAGCAGATGCAATGAAAATTCTCACTTCCCTCTATAACAAAATTGGAGGGCAAATATAA
- a CDS encoding chemotaxis protein CheB: MNIAIFDISATKREVIKSSLSSHKRISNLYLFGSIESLAKLPFFSNVDIIIITAESVKSNIAFFTKFTTDRNHLANIIFLYNHENQSTLDFLKSVKNLTACYVPSLNKNGEILLRELKLKLFPVIDKIISSHKTELEKNKIQNTKTVKKVDNYCAVFIGVSMGGPKALRTLLPELLENIELPIIIVQHIMQKFSNIFVDTLSSLTNKKILLAQNNMIIENNTVYIAPGGIHIEVGLNKNNELIILYNDSPPEQSCKPSINYLFRSAAEVCKEKSIAVILTGMGKDGTDGIMKLTQNNAYTIAQDEKSCEVWGMPQSAIQTGCITQVLPLDKIANHISELLS, translated from the coding sequence TTGAATATTGCAATTTTCGATATTTCGGCAACAAAACGAGAAGTTATAAAATCATCGTTAAGTTCCCATAAACGTATTTCAAATTTATATTTGTTCGGCAGTATTGAAAGTTTGGCAAAACTGCCATTTTTTTCAAATGTCGATATAATCATTATAACTGCGGAATCTGTAAAAAGTAATATAGCATTTTTTACAAAATTTACCACAGATAGAAATCATTTAGCAAATATCATATTTCTGTACAATCATGAAAATCAATCTACTTTAGATTTTTTAAAATCTGTTAAAAATCTAACTGCTTGTTATGTTCCCAGTTTAAACAAAAACGGTGAAATTTTATTACGCGAATTAAAATTAAAATTATTTCCGGTAATAGATAAAATTATTAGTTCACATAAAACTGAACTGGAAAAAAATAAAATTCAAAATACAAAAACTGTTAAAAAGGTTGATAATTATTGTGCTGTTTTTATTGGTGTTTCAATGGGCGGACCAAAAGCACTAAGAACTTTACTTCCGGAACTTTTAGAAAATATTGAATTACCGATTATTATTGTTCAACATATTATGCAAAAGTTTTCAAACATTTTTGTTGATACATTAAGCAGCTTAACTAATAAAAAAATTTTACTCGCTCAAAATAATATGATTATTGAAAACAATACTGTTTACATAGCACCCGGAGGAATTCATATTGAAGTCGGTTTAAATAAAAATAATGAATTGATAATTTTATATAACGATTCTCCGCCGGAACAAAGTTGTAAGCCTTCAATAAATTATTTATTTAGATCTGCTGCAGAAGTATGTAAGGAAAAATCAATTGCCGTAATTTTAACGGGAATGGGAAAAGACGGAACAGATGGAATTATGAAGTTAACTCAAAATAATGCATACACAATTGCTCAAGATGAAAAAAGTTGCGAAGTTTGGGGAATGCCGCAAAGTGCGATTCAAACCGGTTGTATTACACAAGTACTTCCTTTAGATAAAATAGCAAATCATATTTCTGAACTTTTATCATAA
- a CDS encoding transporter substrate-binding domain-containing protein, translating into MFKQIEANKIIIYMKLRQIKLNLFYVSFLFLFSLILNSCITEEKIKFHTIEEIKNRGKLVAITGYNNYSYFIFKGKTMGFEYELLKKFADKLGVDVEFKLEKNIDEMFSNLEENNADLIAYNLTVTNERKHNFDFTNHFNTTSQVLVQRKPKNWRRLSFDKINDSLVKSPYQLNNKIVYVRKGSSYSKRLENLAEENGINIIILQANDTLSTEDLIEQVANGVIDFTIADENVANLNKEYFTILDIDTKISLPQRIAWAVNKNSSELLNQLNKWIDGFKKTMEFQVIYERYYKHKMYYKNRRQSKFLLKEGGVISQYDNIIKKYSKLIDWDWRLLASIVYQESKFVNEDTSWAGAVGLMQILPETGAAYGANDLLDPEQNIQVGAKYLKWLDDFWKKKVKDKDERVKFVLASYNLGYGHIEDARKLAIKYDADSSKWQNNVETFLMKKSSKKYYNDEVVRNGFCKCIETIKFVKDIMQRYDRYKQFIK; encoded by the coding sequence TTGTTCAAACAAATTGAAGCAAACAAAATAATAATATATATGAAACTGCGGCAAATTAAACTTAATCTTTTCTATGTGTCATTTCTATTTTTATTTTCATTAATTCTAAATTCATGCATAACTGAAGAAAAAATAAAATTCCACACAATTGAAGAAATAAAAAACCGCGGAAAATTAGTTGCAATTACCGGCTACAATAATTACAGTTATTTTATTTTCAAAGGCAAAACAATGGGTTTTGAATATGAATTATTGAAAAAGTTTGCAGATAAATTAGGTGTTGATGTTGAATTCAAACTTGAAAAAAATATTGATGAAATGTTTTCAAACCTTGAAGAAAATAATGCAGATTTAATTGCATACAATTTAACAGTAACAAATGAAAGAAAACACAATTTCGATTTTACAAATCATTTTAATACAACATCACAAGTTTTAGTACAACGAAAACCCAAGAATTGGAGAAGATTAAGTTTTGATAAAATTAATGATTCGCTTGTAAAATCACCATATCAGCTTAATAATAAAATTGTTTATGTTAGAAAAGGAAGTTCATACTCAAAACGATTAGAAAATTTAGCAGAAGAAAACGGAATTAATATAATTATTTTGCAAGCAAATGATACACTTTCTACAGAAGATTTGATTGAACAAGTTGCAAACGGCGTAATAGATTTTACAATTGCTGATGAAAATGTTGCAAATCTGAATAAGGAATATTTTACAATTCTTGATATTGATACAAAAATTTCACTTCCGCAGAGAATTGCTTGGGCTGTAAATAAAAATTCATCAGAATTGCTAAATCAATTAAATAAATGGATTGATGGTTTTAAGAAAACGATGGAATTCCAAGTTATTTATGAAAGATATTACAAACATAAGATGTATTATAAAAATAGAAGGCAAAGTAAATTTTTGCTTAAAGAAGGCGGAGTAATTTCACAATATGATAATATTATAAAAAAATATTCAAAATTAATAGATTGGGATTGGAGATTACTGGCTTCAATTGTTTATCAAGAATCAAAATTTGTAAACGAAGATACATCTTGGGCTGGCGCAGTTGGTTTAATGCAGATTTTGCCTGAAACCGGTGCAGCTTATGGTGCGAATGATTTATTGGATCCGGAACAAAACATTCAAGTTGGTGCAAAATATTTAAAATGGCTGGATGATTTTTGGAAGAAAAAAGTTAAAGATAAAGATGAACGAGTTAAGTTTGTACTCGCTTCTTATAATTTGGGATACGGACATATTGAAGATGCAAGAAAATTGGCAATAAAATACGATGCAGATTCCTCAAAATGGCAAAATAATGTTGAAACTTTTTTGATGAAAAAATCTTCAAAAAAATATTATAATGATGAAGTTGTTCGCAACGGGTTTTGTAAATGCATTGAAACTATAAAATTTGTAAAAGATATAATGCAGAGATATGATAGATACAAGCAATTTATAAAATAA
- a CDS encoding DNA-binding protein: MKKLLAFLIVLQVFFLACNEKTENSENIPAGMQKITVTEHMNGGGYTFLKGDENGQEFWVAIRQMPVENGETYYFKDAMEMKNFESKSLNKTFASILFVNEISKSATSEQKQIPQMAASSDHTKPKVEASSNISVEHLSDGKTVETIAKDKKNLSGKKIKIKGVVTKYNGGIMGRNWIHIQDGTKFGETVDITVTSNQDAKVGNTIIVEGFLALDKDFGAGYFYDMIIEDASIVVEKEI; this comes from the coding sequence ATGAAGAAATTGTTGGCTTTTTTAATTGTTTTACAAGTTTTTTTTCTTGCATGTAATGAGAAAACCGAAAACTCAGAAAATATTCCGGCCGGAATGCAAAAAATTACAGTTACTGAGCATATGAACGGCGGCGGTTATACATTTTTAAAAGGTGACGAAAACGGGCAAGAATTTTGGGTTGCTATAAGACAAATGCCGGTTGAAAATGGTGAAACTTATTATTTCAAAGATGCTATGGAAATGAAAAATTTTGAAAGCAAATCGCTTAACAAAACTTTTGCAAGTATTTTATTTGTTAATGAAATTTCAAAATCAGCTACTTCTGAACAAAAGCAAATTCCGCAAATGGCTGCATCTTCAGATCATACAAAACCAAAAGTTGAAGCTTCTTCAAATATTTCAGTTGAACATTTATCGGATGGAAAAACTGTTGAAACAATTGCAAAGGATAAAAAAAATCTATCTGGTAAAAAAATTAAAATTAAAGGTGTTGTTACAAAATACAACGGCGGAATTATGGGAAGAAATTGGATTCATATTCAGGACGGAACAAAATTTGGCGAAACAGTTGATATTACAGTAACTTCAAATCAAGATGCAAAAGTTGGAAATACAATAATAGTTGAAGGATTTCTTGCATTAGATAAAGATTTTGGCGCTGGATATTTTTATGATATGATTATTGAAGATGCATCAATTGTTGTGGAAAAGGAAATTTAA
- a CDS encoding 2,3-bisphosphoglycerate-independent phosphoglycerate mutase, with protein MNLKLEKLKNFKPRKGPVLLVIMDGVGFGKQDESDGVYLAKTPNLDKILTLPNQTRLKAHGTAVGLPSDDDMGNSEVGHNALGAGRVFAQGAKLVNISIETGEFFKSENWNRVLEIGKSGKTVHFLGLLSDGNVHSHIKQLFILISKCAEAGVKKLRIHALLDGRDVPGRSAPNYINPTEELLKKISAEQGFDYNFGSGGGRMITTMDRYNADWDIVKRGWEAHVLGIGRKFKSATEAINKFYAESEKIDQYLDPFVIVDENEKPIGIIEDGDAVVMFNFRGDRAIEISRAFEEENFDKFDRVRVPKIFYAGMMEYDGDLHIPKNYLVNPPKIDRSISEYMCAEGLNTFAISETQKYGHVTYFWNGNKSGYVCEDKETYVEIPSDKIEFDKAPRMKADEITDKTIELLKSGKYQFGRINYPNGDMVGHTGVMEAVIKSVEAVDDGLAKLLPVIDELGGIALITADHGNADEMFTVSKGVKTPKTAHTLNPVPFVIYDPNFNGEYKMAEIDTPGLTNIAGTILNLLGYENVEDYDKSLIEMI; from the coding sequence ATGAATTTAAAATTAGAAAAATTAAAAAATTTCAAACCAAGAAAAGGTCCGGTTTTATTAGTAATTATGGATGGAGTTGGTTTTGGTAAACAAGATGAAAGTGATGGCGTTTATTTAGCTAAAACTCCAAACTTAGATAAAATTTTAACACTTCCAAATCAAACAAGATTAAAAGCTCATGGTACAGCGGTTGGTTTACCGAGTGATGACGATATGGGAAATAGTGAAGTCGGACACAATGCACTTGGTGCTGGTCGCGTATTTGCTCAAGGTGCAAAACTTGTAAATATTTCAATTGAAACTGGAGAATTTTTCAAATCAGAAAATTGGAATAGAGTTTTGGAAATTGGGAAATCTGGAAAGACTGTTCACTTTTTAGGTTTACTTTCGGATGGAAATGTTCATTCTCATATAAAACAACTTTTTATTTTAATAAGCAAATGTGCAGAAGCCGGAGTGAAAAAATTAAGAATTCACGCTTTGCTTGATGGAAGAGACGTTCCCGGAAGATCAGCACCGAATTATATAAATCCAACCGAAGAATTATTGAAGAAAATTTCCGCTGAACAAGGTTTTGATTATAATTTTGGTTCCGGCGGCGGAAGAATGATTACAACAATGGATAGATACAACGCTGATTGGGATATTGTTAAACGTGGATGGGAAGCTCATGTTTTAGGGATTGGAAGAAAGTTTAAAAGTGCAACTGAAGCAATTAATAAATTTTATGCAGAATCTGAAAAAATTGATCAATATTTAGATCCGTTTGTAATTGTTGATGAAAATGAAAAACCAATTGGAATAATTGAAGACGGCGATGCGGTTGTAATGTTCAACTTTAGAGGCGACCGTGCAATTGAAATTTCACGCGCTTTTGAAGAAGAAAATTTTGATAAATTTGATAGAGTTCGCGTACCTAAAATATTTTATGCGGGTATGATGGAATACGATGGTGATTTGCATATTCCGAAAAATTATTTGGTTAATCCGCCAAAGATTGATAGAAGTATCAGTGAGTATATGTGTGCGGAAGGATTAAACACTTTTGCAATTTCTGAAACACAAAAATACGGTCACGTAACTTATTTTTGGAACGGAAATAAATCCGGTTACGTTTGTGAAGATAAAGAAACATACGTTGAAATTCCTTCTGATAAAATTGAATTTGATAAAGCTCCAAGAATGAAAGCAGATGAAATTACTGATAAAACAATCGAACTTTTAAAATCCGGCAAATATCAATTTGGAAGAATAAATTATCCGAATGGTGATATGGTTGGTCATACCGGAGTTATGGAGGCTGTAATAAAATCTGTTGAAGCTGTTGATGACGGCTTGGCAAAACTTCTTCCGGTAATTGATGAACTTGGCGGTATTGCTTTAATTACTGCAGATCATGGAAATGCAGATGAAATGTTTACGGTTAGCAAGGGTGTGAAAACTCCAAAAACTGCCCACACATTAAATCCGGTTCCGTTTGTAATTTATGATCCGAATTTTAACGGCGAATATAAAATGGCAGAAATTGATACTCCTGGATTAACAAATATTGCTGGAACAATTTTAAATTTACTAGGTTATGAAAATGTAGAAGATTATGATAAATCTTTGATTGAAATGATTTAA
- a CDS encoding TPM domain-containing protein encodes MNELIYHFFDDDDFLRISNKISEIELTTSGEIRVNIKEEKKFSERNSTLRALAEKEFYKLNMHQTKDKTGILLFFMLGERKFYILADKGINEKVETNVWKDVSKEIEQKFKIGHFSEGIISGIEKVGKILSEHFPLKPDDVNELTNKIVLPN; translated from the coding sequence ATGAACGAATTAATTTACCACTTTTTTGATGACGATGATTTTTTGAGAATTTCTAACAAAATTTCTGAAATTGAACTTACAACTTCCGGAGAAATTAGAGTTAACATAAAAGAAGAAAAAAAGTTCAGTGAACGAAATTCAACTTTGCGTGCTTTAGCTGAAAAAGAATTTTATAAATTAAATATGCACCAAACAAAAGACAAAACCGGAATTCTTCTTTTTTTCATGTTAGGTGAAAGAAAATTTTATATTCTTGCCGATAAAGGAATTAATGAAAAAGTTGAAACAAATGTTTGGAAAGATGTTAGTAAGGAAATTGAACAAAAATTTAAAATTGGACATTTTTCCGAAGGAATAATTTCCGGAATTGAAAAAGTTGGAAAAATTTTGAGTGAACATTTTCCTCTAAAACCCGATGATGTAAATGAATTGACGAACAAAATTGTCCTACCTAATTAG